The following are encoded together in the Panicum virgatum strain AP13 chromosome 6K, P.virgatum_v5, whole genome shotgun sequence genome:
- the LOC120639324 gene encoding atherin-like: MPRQPLMRSRTEAATHWAAPAQPRSTGSQTVDNAQPQERPPPHPNESRPPRHPAASHRGGCCSRAPPHAGCARRRMPPREPLQPRPTACRPRKAPPLPHPAAPTPRPALAPRPTTARPPGGAAAAPRRAEAPGE; the protein is encoded by the coding sequence ATGCCGCGCCAGCCACTGATGCGAAGCCGGACCGAGGCAGCCACGCACTGGGCTGCACCAGCCCAGCCACGCTCCACCGGCTCTCAGACCGTGGACAACGCGCAGCCGCAGGagcggccaccgccgcacccCAACGAGAGCCGGCCACCGCGGCACCCAGCCGCGAGCCACCGCGGGGGCTGCTGCAGCCGTGCCCCGCCGCATGCCGGTTGTGCAAGGCGTCGCATGCCACCGCGGGAGCCGCTGCAGCCGCGCCCCACCGCATGCCGGCCGCGgaaggcgccgccgctgccgcatcCCGCTGCGCCCACGCCACGGCCGGCCCTGGCACCGCGCCCCACCACTGCTAGGCCCccgggtggcgccgccgccgcgccccgccgtgcCGAGGCCCCGGGAGAGTAG